The DNA segment TCCGGCTTACTCTGGAAGCTCTACTAGAGTCTGGAAATGCACCACAGGTCAGGCTCTTGATGTGAACTCTAAAACAAATGCACAGCCATTTTAGGAAGTGAACTCTCAGGATGTTCCAGATTAGAGAACCCCAGCCTGTACCACATACCACACATTGCTTCAGTCACGCAgcatcctctgctctcctcctggggaaactgagtcccatGTCCAAAGGTCACGTGGCCAGTACAGGCAGGAGTAGTATTTGAACCCAGGTGTGTCCCTGGCCCCATGTCCATGGACTTGGCAGAGATTGTGGTGTTTTTATTATCAGCTCTCCCAAACACAGAGCGTGAAGGAAAGGTTCTTATCTCAGACTCTGGAGGTAAAGTGACTCAACAGAGTGCATTCCAGTGTCTGGAATTGTGGATTATGTAGCTTATGACCGGCCTGCTGCAAAGGTGAGGGCTGAGACTCTAGTTCTGTGGGAAGAGCATATAGCCTGTTTCCGAGTCAGAGCGTGTCTGCCTCCCTTTGTGGCTGAGCATCTCTGGGTCAGCCTAGTTCCTTCTCTTGTGCCGTCTGTAGGTCTCTTGCAGGGTTTATGTATGTCTGCAAGCCTCAGAGTGAGGTAGAAAGCTTAAATACTTGCCCCACATTGCCCTTTGATGGGGTGGAGGTGTGCAGACCATGTGTGGGAGGGAAGCCATGGCGCTTtttgctttcctgcttcttctgaggtgaattttctttcttcagattGGGAATGGATACCCAAAGATCCTTGAGACGGCTCCACTGAAAGTGAGGAGCGGTATCAGGCCCAGCAGTCCTGCATTGGCCCAGGGACACTCCTGGCATCCAGATCAGGATCATGACCCCTGTAAGCGACCATGTCATGGCGGAGAGCATTTTTGACCTGGACTATGCTTCCTGGAAGATCCGCTCGACCCTGGCGGTAGCTGGCTTTGTCTTCTACCTGGGTGTCTTCGTGGTCTGCCACCAGCTATCATCCTCCCTGAATGCCACCTACTGCTCTCTGCTGGCCAAAGAGAAGGTCTTCTGGAACCTGGCCGCTACCCGTGCAGTCTTTGGTGTCCAGAGCACGGCTGCCGGCCTGTGGGCTCTGCTGGGGGACCCCGTGCTCCACGCCGACAAAGCTCTCGGGCAGCAGAACTGGTGTTGGTTTCATGTCGCCACTGCCACTGGATTCTTCCTCTTTGAGAATGTGGCTGTCCACCTGTCCAACCTGTGCTTCCGGACGTTTGACTTGTTTTTGGTTGTCCACCACCTCTTCGCCTTTCTTGGGTTCCTGGGTTCCATGGCGAATCTCAGAGCCGGCCACTATCTGGCCATGACCACTCTGCTGTTAGAGATGAGCACACCCTTCACCTGCATTTCCTGGATGCTCCTGAAGGTGGGTGAGGGGACGGGGGAGTGCTGTGAAGGTGGGTAAGGGGATGGGGGGGAGTGCCATGGCTGCTCCCTGAGCAGGTCCCCTCAGGCAGCACCACACTAGCCAGAGTGTCACCAGGACCAGCCGCGAGGCAGCTGTGCAGCAAGCCATCATCTGGTTGAATTCCAGCTTCTCACATTTAAGTCGTAGAGTTAAAAGAAAGATGATTGGCTCTTTGGACTCAGTCACTAGTGTTATATGTCATAGAAAGCTTTGTTGTTATTCTTCGATACTTAAATGTTCTGGAGAGATTTGTGATtatacatacactcacaaagCCATCCCTTAACTCGGTGGCTCTCAGTCTTTGAGGTCTGTCAGCTTGTATGAGAGCAACTCTCTTTTGTTAGTTTGCTGGATTCAGAAGTTAGTTCCTGGTCCACTTGGAGGTGAAGTCACACAGCCTCAGGGAGAACCTTCACTCAGACCAGCGGTCCTGCCTCCGGAACAGTAAGCCCACCCCTTGGCTTCCAGCTCTCACAGCTGACTCTGAGTCTAGTAGCCCATTGCTAGCCACTGAGTACAGACAGGGTCGTGCCTTATCCTGTGAGGGAGCAGCTGCCACATCTGTGTCTGGGGATGGCAGTCTGAGGAGACTCGAAGGCTGCTGCTGGGCAGCACCTAGACTGTGTGGGTTGGCCGGACTTGGCTTTTGTCCATGGCAAGGCACTGGGTACTGCTCAGCTTTGGCTCCAACTATAGAAACTCACTAATGTGCTCATAGCGTGGAGCTACACAAAGTCCATTTTAGCCTTCATCCGAAGCCCTCGGAGGTGAAAGAGCTAGAGGAGCCCGGACGTACCTTCTATCCAAACTGCTCTGGGTTGTGTGCCCACTGCTGCTAGATAAAAGAGGCCCATTTGCTCTATAATAGGAGCTAATTCAAGATGGAAAGATTTGAGTCTTGCCTTAGGGAGCAGGAAGTAAGCAGGGCAGGCCTCACCAGTGAGACACTGGCCCAGGCTCTCATCTTCCTTCAAAATTAAGCCCTGGAAAGCAAATGCTGGCAAGAAGCCTGTTGCTTTGAACTGAGTTCACGGCGCATGAAGGACGCCCATACCTTTCCACCTCCCGTACTGACGTGTTATTTGTCTCGTCCACAGGCTGGCTGGTCAGACTCCCTGTTCTGGAAGGTCAACCAGTGGCTGATGATCCACATGTTCCACTGCCGCATGATCCTCACCTACCACATGTGGTGGGTGTGCTTCCAGCACTGGGGCGCCCTCGTTGACAGCCTCTACCTGCCTCACTTCGCACTCTTCCTCTGTGGGCTGGCCCTACTCACGCTCATCATTAACCCCTACTGGACACACAAAAAGACCCAACAGCTTCTCAACCCCGTCGACTGGAACTTTGCGCCGCCGTCCGATACCAAGGGCGGCAGGCAAGAAAGGACCAATGGCCAGGTGCCTCAGAAAAAGAGGCTCTGATGGCAGCGGACGCGTGCCCGGGGTTCAGCCGAGCTCTGAGCAGAGGAGGTCGTACAGGCGAATACTAACTTCTCCTTTAGCGTTAGTTCTGAAGTAGCCATGAAGTATTACTGGGACCTTGTTTTGCCTGCAGGAGGGCTTTGCCATCATGGTCTTCTTCTGATTCCTCTGGTGGGGCCTCAGCCGTGCTGTGCCTGCCAGGTCGGGGTCATGAAGAGAGCCATGGTGTGTGCAAGCTGCTGAGGAGGCCAGCCTGAATACTTGAAAGGACTTCATCAGGAAGGACCCGTGTGGGCGTGGACGAGTCAGCACACCCACAGCCTGCGTGCCTTATCTGGGAATCACGTTCTCTTTCATTACAAAGAATCGGCCTAAGAAAATGTGATTTGCTGGTATTTGTGAAAAAAATTTCCCAGCATGTGGAATTTTAAGCCAGTGGCACAGCAGCACCCTCTAGTGGCAAGTGGCAGAAGAACACAGTTCTGGTGAAGGGTTTTTCTCAATGGCTGAAAGGTCCTAGAGTTTATCTACCCTTCCTGGCATGGGATCTGGATCTTTTAGCTATTTCTGATTGATGAAAGTGGCTAGGCTAGCCCCAGTTCTGCTCTGTCAATTTCAAGGCAGGCAGGGACTTTTCCCCTCTGGGCTGTGAGGGGTCCTGTACCTAGAGATGCTCTCCCTGGGTTGCCAAGAACAAACAGCTTGCCTGATGTAGGCAAGTGTTCTTCTTAGTGTACTGTTTGTGGGCGGGATGTCCAGACACCGGCTGTCCATGCTACTGGCGGACACAGAAACTTTCCCTAAAAGTATAAATTACAGTTTATTTTTGTCACAACTACCTTTGAGATGGTAGTTGGTCTTGAAAATCATGGGTGACTTACGCTTGCCATGGATCATGGGCCTCAGCATGTTTGGGATACTAGTGCTTGAACTTTATCAGATGTATGGCACCTATTTATTTCATCCTAACAAAGTCTTTATTTTGTGTCCCTACCTGGAAACCCTGTAGCTCCCATATCTGCTTTGCACAGGCACAAGCCTGACAGTTTTTAACTGGGCAGAAGTTTAATAAAGTTATGGTCATTTccagaagacacacacaccagTTCTTGTCTGCTAACTGCCAGCTCAAGCTCACGTTGGCGTGTCTGAGAACACTCTGTGTGCAGAACATGTTGGCAAGTCTTTATGTGACCAGAAGACAGTAGGAAAGTTGAGCTGACCTTCTCTGGCCTGCTCTAGGAGTGTGACCTCACACTATATCCTCTGCCTTTATGTGTGTCACCTGGACGCCGTCCCCAGGCTGAGGTGGCCTCTGGTTGTTCCACACACTTCTCCTTCCTGACTAGGACTTCTCTCTGCGACTTTGGAGACAAGAGTGTCAGATGGGAAGGCCTTGGGGGTGGTGTGACCAGTAGCCTCTGCCTTTATTGCCTAGAGAGTGGCCACCCTTTCTAGCTATAGCTTCGTTGTGGTCTTTACTATCTTGCCAGATGAGTCTCTGAGAGGGGCGTGGTGCAGAGGACACTGATGTGAGCCTAGGCTTGGCCTGCTGTGGCCCACACCAGCCAAGGTCTGGCTGCATGTGCGCCCCACAAGACTTCTGCACAGCCTGTTAGGAATCAGAACGGTGCGGCGCTGGTTAAGGGTAGAGTGCTGAGGTAGCCTGTATGTGgccctgcctgccttctgtctTCGGCTACTGCACAAAGAACACAGGCTCTCCCTCCTGACTggcacagaaaaccaaaaaagcacCGCCCTTCTCCCAGGGTAGAGAAATACTTTTCTATATCTGTGTTGTTTTCAAAATTAGGGAATGTGACAGGTCAGGGATATTGAGTGACAGGAAACAGCCCAGTGTCTTCCCCATCTCTTACTGATGACATGCCCCCGCCCCTTTAATTTAGCCCCAGCTCTTATTTCTCTTAGCATGCCACAGGCTCACCCAAGAGCTGGCCTTGGGACGGCACAGCTAGTTACTGGTCATTTGCTATTGTCTTTTGTGAGGTGTTTGGCTGCCATGGCTCTCTCTACACAGCTCCCCAGGAGGCACTGTTGCTCCCACAGTTTAGCTGGGGAAGCTGAGGTCCAGACAGGTGGTGACTGTCCACAGTGACATCGCTAGCAAGAGGCCAGGTCTCTGCCTGAGCTTTGATGTGCCTGTTCACACAGCCTGTGCGACCCTCCTGATGGGAattgtctgtgctgtgtgctgtagAGACAACACCTGAGCCTGTCCCAGAGAAAAAGCAGAGACTAAGCACATCTAGTTTTACAGACTTGGAGGTCCAAGGTCAGATGCTGGTGGCTTCAGTCAGGAAGAGGCCTGGTCCTTCCTACAGTGGGACATTGCTTTACCTCTGGGAGGAAGGGATGCTGCATCTCCAAGGAGCAGAAGGactgaaaagacaaaataattctAACTTAGGGCTTCAGAAGGCTCTGATCATAGCTGGGAACATGGTGACTTACATGTCCTCTGGCTGGGTCTGTTGCTGCTTGTGGAAGCCAGTGGCTGCAAGGAGGCCCCTCTCAGCCCCCCACTGTGGATGTGACCTATCAACATGGCTTTGGAGGGGCGCATTCAAATGCTAGTGTTAAAAGAGTGTTGGCACACTCAGTGCCAGTAGGATTTCATGAGCCACACGAGGGCTGGCGTCTCTGGTTCCTTGACCTAATCCAGGTATGGATGCCCAGCCATTGGCAAGTGAGCGGATGAACCAACAATTGGCAGGTAtcctgtgtgttcctgtgtgtggcaGAAGACATTCCAACCCAGAAGGGAGACAAAATGTTTGCTGAGGGTACTTTCAACAAAGTAAGACAGGATAGAGGCCAGGGAGCCATCTCCAACCCACACAGCAAGGAGGGCCCTGGGAAGAGACCTGGGCGGGCAGGCGGTCTGCATGggaatgagagaggagagagaaagagaccttCATTATCTTTTCTCTGCTGACTCTGAGTGAATGTTGCCTCTGTCATGACTTTGCTCACAGTGTAGCCTGAGCCCTGGGTCAGAGGGACAAGCCCTACCTTGCCTCTGGAGCCTTGGGTTCTGGATGTCTCTGATGCAGAGTGCTCCAGCTTCCAACTTGGAACTTGCCGTGAGAACTCACCTCCTGTTTGCCATCCTGCTGGTTcatatttggtgatttcattgtTAGGCTCCAGTCTGCTGGAGGCTTTGCATTTCCTGTTAGTTTGCTATGTTGAACAAATAGCGCCAAACTCGTCAACGTACTTCAAAAAAGAACCCGAAGTTGAAATCCTTAAAGGTTATAGATGCAAACCTTGCCGTCTAAAGAGCCCCTGCTAAGCTTGATGCCATACTTTGCtgaagcccatgggaggcctgcccctttctgagcaattaaggaggaaggatggatggggtgggggacagaAATCCCTccaaaagtttaaaagaaaactggTTGCAGTCCCGGTAACTTTCACAGCATCGGCTGTGTTGGCTTTCAGAACCGCTGTGTGAGCCACAGAGTCTGAGAAGCACAGTGCATGCATCTCTGCCTGGGTTCTCCTGGCTCCAGGGACTTCTCAGCACACTAGGTCCACCCAGAAACATTGTTtccacacaaaacaaacagaggaGGAACAGCTCTGCTGAGCCAGAGATGGGCTGTAGCTCCCTCCCTTGTGTGCTTTCCTTAGCTCTGTGATTGGCTCAAATGTACATCACACAGCACTATAAAGCtcaggaaaaaaaccaaacaaacgtggttttcatttcttaatctgtgACTCTTGTTTGGCTCAGTTACACTGAACTTGTGGCCAGTGGACCCTCTGTAGTGGTTCCCTGTCGCCCTGATCACCCTTGCGTTCACATTTGGTGGAACTGACCAGCAAACACGGAAGGGCTCCTGGACGATGTacgcttctttttttcttcccaaaggaAGGTTAGCTACGAAAGCAGagagcctcccccacccccatttcctgTTCCTCTCTGCCTGGTGTAGTCATATCTTCAGGGCCATCTGCTCTTGTCACTGCAAGGACCCTCCTGAGGGACAGCCGGGAACAAAGGATGCAGGATTGGACACCTAGCCTCCAAAGAGCAACACAAGGCTCCCCCTTGCCTCACCAGCCCCTTCCATATGAACAGTTACTTTCAGTGGACACTTCCAGGATGGGGCCACTGACCTTTCGGGATCCCCTTTGTCAGTTCAGGAACAAGGCTCTGAGTTTAAAGTAAGTTAccccatctcattttttttttatttctgacacttttgtttgtttaatataaaagctgggaaaataaaaaaaacaagccaaaatgtctttcatttactttttttttccctttcagatTTGCCGGTTTCTAGTGTTCGGTCACAAGGTAAAGCAGTTCTTCCCAGCCTTTCTCATTGCCTATCTCCTTGTCACTCAGATTTAAGAATCCCTTTGTCCCCTATCTTTTTCTTTGGAAATGGGTCTCCCCATACTACCCGGGCTGCCTTCAAAATGGGTTTTCAGCCCTCCTGCCTGCTGAGACTACCGGGCTCATCACTTCTGGCTTGGTACCCCTTTACCTCTTGGTACTCGGTGCTTTTAGGGACAAAAACATTTCCATGTGTAACTCTGCTGGCTCAACCGGAGTCCAGGCTTTTTATCTAATTACATCCTGACAGTTCCTTCCTGCGTGTCCTCCCTCTCCAGGACGGTTGAGTCATGTCTCCTGTGTCTGTCAGCCTGCCGTGGTTCCTCAGTCTCTGCAGCAGCTGGTGATGTTAGCACCGTCCCTCTGGTTTACCGGTATGACATTTGTCAGACTGGTGGGTTCAAGGCACACATCTGGCCTAGAGTACCACGTAAACCTGGTCTCCCGTGGAGTGTCAAGTCAGAAGTCTTGATCTGTCTGCCCCTCCGTGATAATGTTAATTGTGGTAACCTGATTAAGACAAGCAAAGGGGGGAATTTGGACATAGGTTGTGTGGAACTCCCTAACCAGAGTGGAATAGTCTAGTCTTGCCTTGCTCTGGGAGTTTCTCAGAACGTGAGTGAGATCATGAGTTGGCAATCAAATAAGCCCAGAGGAAGGCTGCTGCTCGAATGCCCATGAGGCCTGGCACTGGTGTTATGAGATCATAGTGGGGA comes from the Microtus pennsylvanicus isolate mMicPen1 chromosome 9, mMicPen1.hap1, whole genome shotgun sequence genome and includes:
- the Cln8 gene encoding protein CLN8, with the protein product MTPVSDHVMAESIFDLDYASWKIRSTLAVAGFVFYLGVFVVCHQLSSSLNATYCSLLAKEKVFWNLAATRAVFGVQSTAAGLWALLGDPVLHADKALGQQNWCWFHVATATGFFLFENVAVHLSNLCFRTFDLFLVVHHLFAFLGFLGSMANLRAGHYLAMTTLLLEMSTPFTCISWMLLKAGWSDSLFWKVNQWLMIHMFHCRMILTYHMWWVCFQHWGALVDSLYLPHFALFLCGLALLTLIINPYWTHKKTQQLLNPVDWNFAPPSDTKGGRQERTNGQVPQKKRL